GGTTTATTATGATCATACAAATTGCTTCTGCTTTTTTTGCAACACTATTCTTCTCTGTCATTTTTAATATTGCTCGCCATCATTTATTGTATTGCGGCATTACAGGGGCTATTGGCTGGGCTTTTTATTTAACTTCTTTAAGCCATACAAATTCTGTGGTTTTTTCTAGCTTTATCGGTGCTTTGGCCGTTACAAGTGTATCTCAAGTCCTAGCCAAAAGAAAAAAGACTCCCGTTACGGTTTTTTTAATCACTGGAATTATTCCGTTAGTTCCCGGTGCTGGTATGTATCAAACCGTTTACCATATTTTAATACAAGATTATGGTTTAGCTAGCCATTATGGTATTCAAACCTTTCAAATTGCTGGCGTTATATCTATCGCTATTATTCTATTGGATACTTTTAATAAGTTAATTTATCAAAAAAGACAATAAAAAAGTGCTTAAGAATTTTTTTCTTAAACACTTTTTTAGATTCTAAACTTTTTAATCTGATTTATCTTACCACTGGATCAAGTAAAAATACATTGCCATTGTTACCACTGATTCTACCATTCACTTCTATTTTTAATACATCTGCATTATATAATTCAATATCTTTAATTTGTACGATTTCTTCCGGCTCTAATTTCGTTTGGAATAAAACCATATCCTCATCATTCTTGATTACAATATCTACATTTGTGTCCACTTCACTTGCTATGATTGTAGAAAAATAGCTATAACCATTATCTAGTGTCACAGTGAAATTTTTGCTAGCTGAATTAACTGTATCTACTTGTAAAGCAAAATCAAATTGCTTTTCTTCTGTGATCACATCGCCAACTTCAAATACCAGTCTACTTTTATCAA
The genomic region above belongs to Natranaerovirga hydrolytica and contains:
- a CDS encoding threonine/serine exporter family protein, translating into MIIQIASAFFATLFFSVIFNIARHHLLYCGITGAIGWAFYLTSLSHTNSVVFSSFIGALAVTSVSQVLAKRKKTPVTVFLITGIIPLVPGAGMYQTVYHILIQDYGLASHYGIQTFQIAGVISIAIILLDTFNKLIYQKRQ
- a CDS encoding stalk domain-containing protein; this encodes MKKISVILVVVMLFSAMTLVATADSVFETVTATLRGDIKIVINGEEFNPKDAVGNDITPVVIDGSTYLPVRAISEAVDLPVNWDGETNTVSLGTTSVSKSIANFDVSGSSRVSKVIDKSRLVFEVGDVITEEKQFDFALQVDTVNSASKNFTVTLDNGYSYFSTIIASEVDTNVDIVIKNDEDMVLFQTKLEPEEIVQIKDIELYNADVLKIEVNGRISGNNGNVFLLDPVVR